Genomic segment of Vallitalea longa:
AACTTAATTTATTCTATTGGTTCAGTATCTAAATCCATGTTACTGAAATCAACACTATCTTTCCAAGTAGAATTATCCTCATCAATCCAAGATTTGATGTCACTGTTATAAGCTGAATGACCATTGATGTTGACATCTAAATTCTCTAAATACCAGTCACCACCAATACCGCCATGTTTTGTAATTTTTTTTATATAAATATTACTTATATCATCAGGATGAATATCTGTACCATTATATAGGTAATATTCGTCAATATCGTCAACTTCAAAATCATTATATCCTTCTTTATCTAATAACCATTCTTTTGTTTCTCCATCCTTGGTCTCAATACCAAAGTATACATCATCATCAGTACCAGCCCATTCACTATGTAGCAAACCTCTTTTTTCATTACCAGTATGTACTGTAACAGTTAATGAACTTATAGGATTATTATCAAGACCTACATCAATATTCCAACGATCAGTGAATCCACTATAATCTCCTTGCTCTGCCTCGGTTAATAACTTAACAACATGAGCATGAGCTGAATCAAAAGAATTTTCTAATCTCTCTCTTCTATTATTCTCAGATAGAAAATCGTTAGCTTCTTCATAAGTCTGATACTTATAACCTACACCTGTTTTAAGACCTGTCATAAGAGTATAGCACCATGATTTCTCTTCTAATGTAGAAGGACAAGAACCATATATATTCTGTACACTTGTATTGAAAGTATCAAAAGGAATATCTGTTACTTCAGCAAAACAATCGGATATACCATCTGAGTAATCAGAACTGTCGAAACCACCTTTATTGACCCATAGATATGGATCAGCAGCTGATTCAAGACTCATATGTAAATCACGTCCAGATGGATCAATCAAATATAGTCCGGATTCAGGATTTACAAATATTCCATGACAAGCGTAATCGCCACATACATGAGTAAGCCATCCAGCAGCAAATGATATTCTCTTCATATCTTTTGCTGCTAGAGCATCTTGTAATAAATTCTTAGCAAAGCTTCCAATCTTAAAATAATGAAATCTATCAGACCAAGGTGAATATCCAAGAACCTGTCTTGGTTGAATTAATGGTAGATCAGGACCATTGGCTCCCCAAGCTGCTATATCTGGATATTTTTCCATAGCACTTTTAATTAGGCTACCTTCTGGTAGGCTTTTCATAGTTTCTTGCATAAGAACATAATGAGAAGCAGGTTGATAAGCTAACACGTTTTTTGGGCATAACATAAGTAATAGTACTAATGCTAAGCAACTAGTAAAAATTTTTCTTATTTTCATAATAATCCTCCTTTTTTGTATATTATATAATATTGTTTGTGAATAAATTGTCGAAATTAGTAGATAAAAACAAAAAAATTCAAAATAAATACTATGAATCAACATTTATCAACACAATATAGGCTATATAGTCTAGACTTTATTAGGTAATCAGTTATAAATCAGACTGATAAAAAGAGAATTTTAGTATATTTTGTACAAATATAGATTATGAAGTAAATATATTACATTGGCATATTATGTATTATATAATACGTTTTCGTGAAATTATTAACGTGAAATAAATGTGATAATTAAACTGAAATAAAAATTACAAAAGAAGTACTGAAAGATAAAAATAGATGATACTATACATATATAATACATGCAAAAAAAAGCTGGCATATAGTCAGCTTTTGAATCAAACTAATAATCTTAGTATATATTTCACTATAATTAAAGCTTCTTTCTACTAATTCACTTCAATTTTTTGAGTTTCAATAAATTTCATACCCTCTGAATCTGGATATGAAAAAATCTTATCAATAACATAATACAGTTTATCTGTAGAGTAATCATAATAAAATTCATTTACTTCTTCAATTATCTTAGCATTAACAAAACGATCATTCATTTTATTACTTATCTCTTTTATATCAACACCCTCTAAAAACTTGTCTCTCATTATAATAATATCATTTTCATTAACTGGTTCTTTCTTATCAAAACCTAGTTTATTAGAGGCATATTGTAATTTATTATTGTTGACTATGATAACTGTTTGATCGGATGTTTTTATATCATCAATATAGTATGTTATCTTAACTAAACCATTACCTGTTCCCTTTTTGTATTCATTAGAAGTCAGCTTATATTTTTCAAGATTAGAATCCTCATTGATTTTACCTAAACTATTCAATATGTATTCTTTATTTATACTACCTTCATTTTCAATATTATAATCTAATTCTCCTTCTATAGATTTTAGATTATTGATATCATGATCTATACTGAAATCAGTTTCTTTAGAGTTCATTATTGTATCTTGTGATTTCAACATACCATGTTCATCAGATAATTTTGATCTAGTATAATGTAAAACAAGATTTTCATCACCTTTAATAACTATATCTGTTCCTAAATCTGACTCAGGTGAAGCAATAGAAGCTAAATTAACAGCTTCCTGTATACTAGAACCGTTATAAAGCGCATTATGAAAGCATTGTAACCAATAAGGTCCTCCTGTATTTCTTGAGTGAATATTGTCATCAAACCCTATTACAGTAGTTGCCCCATTTGATAGAGCTACACTACATAAATTATGGGTTCTACTAGCAGTATCACATCCAACAAAAGATATTAATTTTGTCTTACTAAGATCTCGTCCTTCCAATCCTGCATATGTATATCCATTATATGATTTAAAATCTTCGCCCTCATACACACCACATTTATGGTCTTCATCATCAATCGTATCCCCTAATATGATATTATTATGACATGCATGGCCATTAATAAATACAACTGCACTTCCTAATATATCATCACCAGCTGGATTATCTCCTCTAAGGTATGTATAAGTAGGATTATAAGCTTTATAAGATGTATATCCCATCTTTGCATATACTCTGCTGGCATAATCCACATTCATTGTAAAATCCCCTTCATAATCTTCAACGTACCACAAATCCTTTCCAAAATTATGTCCTAATGAATATGCATATTCTGTTTCCGCATATACAGAAGTTGGTAAAGTTAAAATACTCATCATAAAAATTAATAATACCCCAAAAATTCTTTTCATTAATTGTTCTCCTTATATTTTATTTTGTTCAAGCATTATTTTCAGTAAATTGCAGTTAATATGTGTCTATAGGAATGATGCAAAATAATATCAAAAACAATAATATCATATTTAATTTTATAATTCAATAATTTATATTTTTCTATTTATTTTAAATTATATCAAAAATCAAAATACATACAATCCATATACAAATTTTAAATTTTCATTTTTAATTTTTTATCAGTAAAGTTTTAAATTTCATTAATCCAATTTTCCCTTTATCCTATAAAAACCAAACACCTATTTACATATATACAAAACCAAATAAAAAATTACAAATAACCCTAATATATTTACATAGTTATATTTTCAATTGAAGTAAAATATATACATAATAAAATTTATTGAGAGGTGAAATTATGGATGGCAATTACATAACACAGCTATTAGAAAAAGAAGAAGTACTAGATAAGAACGAAATAGTACAGTTATTGAATGTGAATATGAATTCAAAAGACTTTTATTCCATTCTGAATAAAGCAAATGAATTGACTAGAAATGAATTTCAAAACAAAGGAATAATATTTGCACAGATAGGTTTAAATGCCGAACCATGCTCAGCAAACTGTAAATTCTGTTCAATGGGCGCTAATCACTATTCTCTAGATAGCACTTGGAAAAAATCAGCAGATGAAGTTTTATTTGAAATAAGAGACTTAGTTAAAAAAGGCATAAATGACCTATTCTTGATGACTACTGCAGATTATCCAATGGAAGATTATCTAAAGATAGGCTCAGAAGTTAAGAGAATTCTTCCAGAAGGTGTAAGATTAGTAGCTAACATAGGGGATTTTGACGTTGACACAGCAAAAGAATTAAAAAAAGTTGGATTTACTGGTGTTTATCATATTCATAGATTAAGAGAAGGTATTGATACAGATATCAAACCAGAAAAAAGATTAAAAACACTAGCAGCAATTGCTCATGAAAACCTGGAGTTATATTATTGTGTTGAACCAATAGGTCCTGAGCATAGCTATGAAGAAATAGCTGATGAAATCATAAGAGCTAGAGAAAATAATGTAAGTGTTATGGCTGTCATGAGAAGAATACCAGTAAAAGGTACTCCTTTATATGATAAAGGACAAATATCCGCTAGAGAACTAGCCAAAATTGCAGCAGTTTCTCGAATAGCTTCAAAACCCAAAAGAGCCATGAATGCACATGAGGTTACACCTATGACTTTAATCTGCGGGGTTAATCAATTATATGCTGAATATGGTGCTAATCCAAGAGATCATCTATCTATCACTGAAGATAGCAGGGGTTATTGTGTTGATGATGTAAAGAAAATGCTTATAGATGCTGATTATGAAATAAAAAATTAAATTATTCATTTTATATCAATAAAAAAGAATTAACTATATGCTAATATTTCAAACTCTATTTAATACAATTCCTAAAATCATTAAATAGAGTCTTTTTTTCTATCAGAATAAAAAGAACTGTTTCAATATCCATTGATACTATTAATATCACACAAATACTGAAAACAGTCCTTAATGAACTCTATTATAGTAATCTTTCTTTAGATAGCTTCAATAATTTTAATTATCAAATCAGACAATCCAACATTATAACCACTAAAAGCATATACAACATTAAGTCCGTTATTGGTTAATAAAATTAATGGTAATTTATCTGGATCTACATATACCCTTCTTGAGATTGGTTCGGCATTAGAAGCTCCTTCATCATAATATATTTTTATATCAGGAAAAGCTTCTAGGGTTTTGTTAAGAGTATTATTTGTGAGTGCTTGTTTATCTCTTAATATAAAAGTTATGTTACAAGATAATCTGCTCAATGCCTCTTGATGCTCTAACATTTCGTTAAGAACATGCTCTGTAGGTTCTTTTCCCTCTTCAATCCAGATAACTATATTCTTATTATCATCTATTATATCTTTCGCCAAAACCTTATTGTTATCACTATCATATAGGCTGAAATCATTTATCTCTATGTTCTTGAACATATCTTCTAATTTGCCTTGTCGTAAAGAAATACCTAACTCTCTTTCAACAAATAGAACAAAACAATATTCCCTAGTGAAAACACTTCCGTTAGGCATTCTATTAGATGTGATAATACGATAGTTGCCTGGTTCTAATTCTAATACTAATTTATTATCAACCCATTTCCTATCAACAAAATCCAATGTTTCATAGACTCCATTATTAAGTTTACCTATAGTCCAGTTGAGCCAATATATCCAATTTGTGTTGTCTTCATCATTAATGGTCAATTTCACAAGGTCTTTTTGTATCACATATTTAACATTAACGAACTCATTATCATTGTAATATTGGATTTCCATGTTCTCTTTATCTATTCTAGCAGGTATGCCTAGTGAACGGCATATAGCTACAAATAAAATTTTCTTGGATAAGTTACTACCCTTTTTCATTCTAATCAATTCGACTGGATTAGTAATCAATGGTCTATATTCCATACTCCCTATCTCATTGATATAAGTATCTATATAATCCCATATTTTTATGGGATGATTAATAAATTCTTCCTTTGTTTTTTCGTCAAAATAGTCTAATATGAATTTTCGATAATTAGTTATCATTTCAAAGTGTATCCTAGGACTCATGATATAATCAACGAATATATCTTCTTGGAAATTATTTTTATATACGTTTGAATATATTAGATGTTCTTTTAACTTTTCACATGTGATATCCGTATAATCTTTATCAACTAGGCTACTCAATAATCTGATTTTATCTTGCGTATTGCAATTATCTATATCACTATCGATGAATTCTTTTATTTCTAGATAATTGCCCTTTGATTTAACAAAAAAATCTTTCACTTCAATAGTATAATTGTTGTCTTTCAATAATTCATCTATATTATCATTATTATAATATTGACTTTCTTTTACTTTTCTTACATTATTAGATTGTTCAAAACGTTTTTTACCATATTCTTTCTGACTTTCTGTTAATCTGACTGCATAACTCATGTTATCTACAGGAGGATATATATCTATATCTTCTGTGATTACTTCATCTGTTATGGATTCATTCCAATCAAGTATTATAGAAGTAGTTTTTCTAATGTCTAGAAGCCTATTAATATATCTGTTATCTTTTACAGCGTGAATATATATATCTCCTAGCCCCAGAGTGATTTCTGCTATTCCTTCTTTGTCAGTAACAACTGTAGCCACAGGGAAAAATTCAGCATAATTAAGGACTTCAAAACGCACTTTCACTTTTTCCATAGGATTATGGTTAAAATCTATTACCTTCACTTGTAACTTTTTAGTATCTGCATATGTATCAAGGCTATTGATTAATGCTGCTTTATCATTCTTGGAAATTACTTCTTCAGTAACTATCATATCTATATTATTAAATGAAGTAAATACTCTACCGTTTATTAGCATTGCCCTTGATGCAGCAGCAGTAAACCATCCAACATTAAGAACAGGTTCTGGTTCACATGCACCTAGATAATTCCATTTACCATCACACCATACCTCTACCCATGCATGATTATCGTCACAGTGTGACCATCTTGGTACATATACTTGTCTTGCAGGAATACCTACACTCCTTAACGCAGTAACTGTAAAAGTAGACTCTTCACCACATCTTCCATAAGCTGATCTTAGAACTGTTAATGGAGAAGCTGTTCTTTCATCAGTAGTTTGATATGTAGCTTGTTCCAGACACCAATAATTCACTTCTGTAACCGATTCAGTCATACTCTTATTTTTTATTCTATCAATGATACAATTGTAGAATGTAGTTCTACAATCTTCAATGTTTTCATTATTTACACGATAGAACATTACGTATTTAAGAAATATATCAGCTGGTATCTTTTCACACCAAGATATGTTCTCCTTTAAAAAAAGACTGTGTTTTACATATTTCAAATACATGTCAAAACTATAATTCGCTATATCACTAAGAGGCATACATGTATATAAGAATTTAATGCAGTCTTGTTCTTCTTCACTACATCTGTCAAGTCCAGTTAGTATTTCTTTTTCCTTGTATTTTACTAATTCTAGAACTTCTTGAAAGTCATTATCAATAATTCTCTTGAGTTCATTAGAAAACAACATATATAACACCTTCTTCTATTTATTATTTGATTTGGTTGGTTGAGTTATTGATTATTGCCTCCAGAATATTTTTAACTCTAGATATGTTTTCACGACTTGTTTGCCATATAGTGTATTCGCTTAATGAATCCAGACCCATATTTACATCCGATGTTCTATATTTCATTAAACTATCAACAACTACTTTACCTGACATATGGTAAGAAATAGCACCAGTCTCTAAAACCATGTCTTCGATTATGTCAGCTTTGACTCCACCTCCAACAAGAATATCAACTTCACCATCTGATCTGCACACTAGCTCTTTAATAAGTTCTCTTCCTTCATAACAATTATTCTTTTGTCCTGATGTAAGAATAGTATTAATTCCTAATTCTTTTGCTTGCTCTAATGATTCTAATGGATTCTTGCACATATCGAATGCTCGATGTAATGTCACATGCATTCCTTTTGCAATATCCATAATTTCTTTCACTCTATCTATATCCAAAGTACCCTCTGGGGTAAGAACACCTATTACGACCCCATCAGCACCAGCTTCCTTAAACATTTCAATGTCTCTTTTGATAATTTCAAATTCATTATCTGTATAACAGAAATCTCCGAATCTAGGTCGTACAAGCACATTGATCTTAATATTAATCTTCTCTCTTACTACATGAAAAAGATTAATGCTAGGGGTTGTCCCTCCTATTATTAGATTACTACACAATTCTATACGGTTAGTACCGCCTTTTTCTGCCTCTACAGCTGATTCAACTGAGTCTACACAACCCTCAAGAATATATTTCATATCATTTCTCTCCTATTCCAAATAGATAATAGAGTGTAGTTACTCCTGCTCCAGTAGCTCCTTCTGACTGATATTCAAAAATAGGTGGCTTAACCCATGCAGTACCAGCTATATCAAGATGAATCCATGGATAGTCTTTAACGAAACTTTCAATGAATAATCCAGCAGTTATTGTACCTAAGTAATCTGTACCCATATTTTTAATATCAGCTATATCACTTTTAATTAAGTCTCTATATTCATCATATATGGGAAATCTCCAATATTGCTCCCCTGATGTTTTATAAGCATTTTTGAAATCATTAAAGAAATCATTATTATTACTTAAGACTCCAGCTGTTGTGAATCCTAATGCTTTAACTACCACACCTGTAAGAGTAGCAATATCAATAACCTTATCAGCATGCTCTTTTTCTATAGCATACGTTACCGCATCAGCTAGAATCAATCTTCCTTCAGCATCTGTATTGATTATTTCTATAGTCTTTCCTGACATAGAATCAATGACATCTCCCGGTATGAAACTTTCTCTTGAAATACGGTTCTCACAGGCAGGAACAACACCCACTACATTAGCTTTCACTTTATTCATAGCTAATGCATATATTGCGCCTACTACTGCTGCTCCACCAGCCATATCACCTTTTATACCAGCCATTGTTTCACCTGGCTTAAGACAATAACCTCCTGTATCACAAGTAACACCTTTTCCTATAAGTCCTGTCACCTTTTCGCTTGTATCATCACCATTATATCTCATGACAATCAATTTTGGTGCATTACCACTACTTTTACCAACTGTCAAGAAAGCATTCATATTAAGTTTTTCCAATGCATCAACTTCAAGAATATCTACGACAAAACCCGCTTTTCTCCCTAGAGACAATACTTCTTCTGAGAAAAGCTCAGGAGTTAATTTATTGGCAGGAGCATTAACCATATCTCTAGCTAATATTACCCCATCAACAATATTTTCAGCTTCGATTATCAGTTCTTGTATATGCTGCGTGTTGTCATCACTTATTCCAGATAGATAAGCATTATAATTAAATTCTTTTCTATCTTTTTTATATCCATAAAATTCGTATGAACCTAATTTGATACCTTCCACTACATGAAATAAACAATCTTCACCATATCGTTTTATAAATAAATTGATATTTATATGGAGTTTTATCATATTATTCTTTTTCATACATTTAATACTTTTAGCTAAAACGGATTTCATCTTTTTAATATTAAATTCTTTATAGCTTCCTAGACCTATGATCACATAAAAATTATTATCAATATAAATATTATTTATTGAATTCAGACTTCTATCTAAAGTGTAATATGTCTGCTCTACACCCTTGATATTGATTGGTTTATCATCATATGCAAAAACTACCTTGTTTCTACATTCCTTTCCCCCACTTATACTAATCATATAATTTCTCCTAATCTTAGTTGTATTCTATACAGAACACCTCATGTCCTTCTATACTATTAGCTGTAAATGTGATATACCCATCTTTTTCATCATAAGCAATACTGATTTCATTAGAGATATTATATACATCCTTAACATTCTTATCTCCAATGTAGATTCTAAATGATATATTGGATAGTGGTATTATATCTTCTATAGTATATAGATTCTCCGCTCTTTTCTCTGCGATATAATGTAATACATGAACGATATCTCTATTTTCATTATTTTGTCTATTAATCGTTGTAAGCACTGTAGAAGGTCCATCATGCTCTATATATTTGTTTTCTAATAAAAGTTTTATTGCATCATTAACTATAATTCTACACCATATAGGACTGTATTGTCTATAAATTTTAAATACTGGATGAGAAAAATATATTATATTATCTTTTCTTGTCACCGCTGGCCTTCCTATTTCACCTGAAGAAGGTGTATGTTGATGAGAACAGAATTTTTTACCTTCTCTATTGAAATATGGTTTTATGGTGTTCATTAGTACTGTGCTATCTTCTGATATAACTTCTGCCCCTCTTAAGTACATAACATATTCTTCTTGGAACAGATCTTTTCCAATGGTATCATTAGGTAATATGAAATCTCTATAATATGGAGATTCTTTCACATAAGATACACCATATAAATCACTTCTGCCGTTCACAGTATCCAGACATGAATGATAACTTCCTATTACCTTTCCACCTTTACTTGTATATTCTTTCAATGTTTTTTCAAGTTTACTTGAATAATCTATATCATCTGGTAAAATTATAAGTTTATATTTTTGCAAGTCAGTATTACTATCGATAATATCAAATTGGTAAGATAGTTCTTGCAACATCCTTACTGTTCCAACTAATGAAGGTGGAAGTCCTAGGTCATGATCTTTTGGTTTATAGTATTCTTCAGGAGTCATAACCCCTATTTCTGTTAATGCCTTAGCCCCTATACAATATGGTTCTTTTTCTTCTACTTGTTTATAAACATGACCTATCAAGTCATATGCCCCTTCTGATAATCTGCCTCTAGGGTCAAGCTGATCACCTATAGAACAACCTGCATTAAGGGCAAGCATTTGAAAACATTCGAATTCAAGAGCTGCCTTGTTTTTAAGTGAATGAAAATCTCCCCAATAAGTATGGAATTTTCCTGTCATACCTAATATTTCTTTATCTAGGTTTCTTGCATATCTGACAGTTGTAGGAAAATGCATATATCCCCAACCTCCACTTGGTAGAGATTCTAATTCAAGATGAGTATATTCATTTAAACTATCTATTAATGCTGGTCCAACATGGGAACTATTATAGAATATACTTGCATCAGGTACTCTTTTACTAATGAACTCTGTTATCTCAGTCTTGAATTCATGTAGCATTTCAAGTGAATAGGAAATTCTATCAGTCTTATCTTTTGAATCAAAGCCTAAGTTAGTCATTTTCTCAACACATTTTGGACAGTTGCAATCAACTTTAAATAGGATATCCATAAAAAAACCATCTATATTTTCAATACCTACCACATCAATAATATCTTGTAGATGATCTTTGAAATATTGTCTATATCCACTGTTGAGACATATCGTATAGTAGAAATGAGGTTCTTCAACATCTTGGCTGTTTATATGTTTTCCTTCATCGTCTACTGCCAACCATTCAGGATGGTTCCTTGCTACATGACCATCCCATTGAACAGTTGTATAAATAGGAGCTTTTATTCCTACTTTGTGACAGGCTTCTATTTGTTGTAACAGCAAATCTTTTTTAGTTAAATTAGGATGTATCATTTCAGGCCATACCTTAGATGGATAATATAGATACCCGTGATGACATCTTGCAAAACACGTTATTGAATTGACATGAGCATCTTTCAATGTATTTGCGAATTCATCTGGATCAAAATCAACCGCTACATTAGGAATATACTCACTTGTATGAAAATCCAAATGTACTTGTCTATATCTTAAATCTTTCATAAAATACCCTCCATTCAATTTATCTATACTTATATTCATCTATTATTATACACGTTCTATCCTTTTATTGCACCTGCTGCCAAACCACTTTCTACTTTTTCTTGGAATAGTAAATATATGATGAACGGTACACAAACAGTAATTATTATTGCTGCCATCAAAGGACCATATTCTGAACCTCTTTCACCATTAAAGTTAAGTAGTCCTAACGAAATAGGTTTTAATTTATTATCATTAATGAATAGAAGAGGGAATAATACATTGTTCCAAGCACCTAAGAAATTAAATATTGAAACTGTTGAAATAGCAGGTACTGTAAGTGGTAACATTACTTTAGAATAAATCTGGAAATAACCTGCTCCGTCAATAATTGCAGCCTCTTCTAATGATGCATTTATACCTTTCATGAAAGATGTAAGCACAAATATACTAAATGGTAATGAAAAAGCTACATACAGTAAAATAAGGGCGAAAATATTATTTTTCAGATTAAAAGCTCCTATAATATATGCTACTGGCACAAGTATAGTATGCATTGGAATCATCATTCCCAATAAGAAAAATATTCCTAAGAATTTGTTCAATCTAAATTTGAATCTTGCTAACACATATGCTGCCATAGTTGATACAAAAACCAATATACCAACTGTTGCTCCAGAAATTAAAATACTATTAAGAAAATAAGTTCCCATATTCGCTTCTTTCCAAGCTGTAATATAATTACTTATCAAAAATTCCTTAGGTAATCCAAATGGATTATCAAAAATCTCTACATTACCTTTAAGTGATGATAACAGTGTAAACACCATAGGACCTATAAATACTAACACCATCATTATCAAGAAAATGTATACTCCAACTTTTTTCATAGAACTATTTGATTTCTTTGTTTTCTTCATTTCTTCACCCCCATCACGCTTCCGTTTTTTTCATTATCCATTTGCTACCTAATGTTAGGACAAGTGCAATCAATAATATAATAACTCCTATAGCACTACCTGCACCATAATTATCATACCTAAAGGCTTCATAGTACATCAATGTTGTCGGTAGATTAGTAAGTCCATTTGGACCACCTTCCGTCATAACAAATATAAGGTCAAAAACTTTTATTGTTCCGATTATATCCATCAATATACACATGCTTATAATAGGTTTCAACATAGGAATTGTTACATGAAAGAATTTTTTGAAACTTGAAGCTCCGTCTATAGAAGCTGCTTCATATACTTCATTAGGTATAGTAGTAAGACCAGCTAACAGAATAACCATATAATATCCGATACCTGCCCATATATTAACGAAAATAATTGTATTTATTGCGGTACTTGGATTAATCAACCAACTTGTAACTACACTTTCTAAGCCTATACTAGTTAATAAATGATTTAGTGATCCATTAGGCATAAATATGAAATACCATAATAATCCAACAGCAGTTAAAGGAAATATTGTCGGCACAAAAAATACTGCTTTAAAAAAACGATACCCTTTAAACTTTGCATTTATCGCTACAGCCAACAATAAAGCTATAGGTGTATGGAATAATACACTAAAGAAAACCATCCTACCCATATTTTTCAGAGATAGAATAAAAGCTGAACTCTGAAAAACTGATATATAATTCTTAAGACCAACAAAATTAATCGGAGATCCTTTTATCCCATTCCATTCAGATGTTGAAAAGAAAATTGCACCAATCATAGGTATTACCATAAATAGTAGGTATATTAATAAAGCTGGAATCAAAAACAATAATATCTTAGTTCCATCTTTCTTGGTTTTTATTGCTCTCAATGTTTTCTCCCTCCCATATATACAAATGAGAATTCCAAGGTTAATAACCTTTTAAGAATTCTCTTTTGTATTTGTATTTTTATATAATAGTTTTGATTAAGTTCTATTTAGTTAGATTTATCTACTTCTGCTTGAATTTCTTCTGCAGCTTGTTGTGGTGTATTACCAACAAACATACCTACAATTGAATTTCTAGTTCTGTCTTGCATTG
This window contains:
- a CDS encoding alpha-amylase family protein, which translates into the protein MKDLRYRQVHLDFHTSEYIPNVAVDFDPDEFANTLKDAHVNSITCFARCHHGYLYYPSKVWPEMIHPNLTKKDLLLQQIEACHKVGIKAPIYTTVQWDGHVARNHPEWLAVDDEGKHINSQDVEEPHFYYTICLNSGYRQYFKDHLQDIIDVVGIENIDGFFMDILFKVDCNCPKCVEKMTNLGFDSKDKTDRISYSLEMLHEFKTEITEFISKRVPDASIFYNSSHVGPALIDSLNEYTHLELESLPSGGWGYMHFPTTVRYARNLDKEILGMTGKFHTYWGDFHSLKNKAALEFECFQMLALNAGCSIGDQLDPRGRLSEGAYDLIGHVYKQVEEKEPYCIGAKALTEIGVMTPEEYYKPKDHDLGLPPSLVGTVRMLQELSYQFDIIDSNTDLQKYKLIILPDDIDYSSKLEKTLKEYTSKGGKVIGSYHSCLDTVNGRSDLYGVSYVKESPYYRDFILPNDTIGKDLFQEEYVMYLRGAEVISEDSTVLMNTIKPYFNREGKKFCSHQHTPSSGEIGRPAVTRKDNIIYFSHPVFKIYRQYSPIWCRIIVNDAIKLLLENKYIEHDGPSTVLTTINRQNNENRDIVHVLHYIAEKRAENLYTIEDIIPLSNISFRIYIGDKNVKDVYNISNEISIAYDEKDGYITFTANSIEGHEVFCIEYN
- a CDS encoding carbohydrate ABC transporter permease: MRAIKTKKDGTKILLFLIPALLIYLLFMVIPMIGAIFFSTSEWNGIKGSPINFVGLKNYISVFQSSAFILSLKNMGRMVFFSVLFHTPIALLLAVAINAKFKGYRFFKAVFFVPTIFPLTAVGLLWYFIFMPNGSLNHLLTSIGLESVVTSWLINPSTAINTIIFVNIWAGIGYYMVILLAGLTTIPNEVYEAASIDGASSFKKFFHVTIPMLKPIISMCILMDIIGTIKVFDLIFVMTEGGPNGLTNLPTTLMYYEAFRYDNYGAGSAIGVIILLIALVLTLGSKWIMKKTEA
- a CDS encoding carbohydrate ABC transporter permease, whose product is MKKTKKSNSSMKKVGVYIFLIMMVLVFIGPMVFTLLSSLKGNVEIFDNPFGLPKEFLISNYITAWKEANMGTYFLNSILISGATVGILVFVSTMAAYVLARFKFRLNKFLGIFFLLGMMIPMHTILVPVAYIIGAFNLKNNIFALILLYVAFSLPFSIFVLTSFMKGINASLEEAAIIDGAGYFQIYSKVMLPLTVPAISTVSIFNFLGAWNNVLFPLLFINDNKLKPISLGLLNFNGERGSEYGPLMAAIIITVCVPFIIYLLFQEKVESGLAAGAIKG